Proteins encoded by one window of Geobacter sp. DSM 9736:
- the htpG gene encoding molecular chaperone HtpG encodes MTKSTKRFETEVQQLLDLVIHSLYSNKDIFLRELISNASDAIDKVKFESHSNEALLEGNSDWKIKLIPDKEAGTLTIRDNGIGMNIDEVVENIGTIARSGTRAFMEAAKAKNLAENPELIGQFGVGFYASFMVADKVTMITRKAGDKGAGCRWESTGDGSYSIEDAEKETRGTDVILHLKEEMKEYLDEWRIRSIVKKYSDYVQYPIVMDITRKEPATGVDGKVIEGGGDIEKTVEETLNSMKAIWARPKSEITEEEYEEFYKHISHDYDKPLKTIHYSAEGVSEFKALLYIPAHRPFDMFYPDRKKGVQLYVRRVFITDSCEHLIPEYLRFIKGVVDSSDLPLNVSREILQEDVQIKRIEKSLVGKVLGTLAEMKEKENEQYLKFYQEFGPVLKEGLHFDFANKEKLQELILFESTATEAGKFVSLKEYVERMPEAQKEIYFITGASRATVENSPHLEVFRKKGFEVLFLTDPVDEWVTQSLREYDGKKLKAVDRGDLEIDSEEEKKEKEEKREKAAKEYKGVLDLIQDQLKEKVKEVRLSSRLTDSACCLVADEYGLNANMERLLKSMNQEVPESKRILELNPDHPLMQVLTGLYEKDSKNPRLNDYCELLYDQALLTEGSPIKDPLKFTRLVAELMVADGKAQLG; translated from the coding sequence ATGACGAAAAGCACCAAACGCTTCGAGACCGAGGTACAGCAGCTCCTCGACCTCGTGATCCATTCCCTCTACTCCAACAAGGACATCTTCCTGCGCGAGCTGATATCAAACGCCTCGGACGCCATCGACAAGGTGAAGTTCGAGTCCCACTCCAACGAGGCGCTCCTGGAGGGGAACAGCGACTGGAAGATCAAGCTCATCCCAGATAAGGAAGCCGGCACCCTCACCATCCGCGACAACGGCATAGGGATGAACATCGACGAAGTCGTGGAGAACATCGGCACCATCGCCCGCTCCGGCACCCGCGCCTTCATGGAGGCGGCCAAGGCGAAGAACCTGGCGGAGAATCCGGAGCTTATAGGCCAGTTCGGGGTGGGCTTCTACGCCTCCTTCATGGTGGCCGACAAGGTTACCATGATCACCCGCAAGGCCGGTGACAAGGGGGCAGGCTGCCGCTGGGAATCCACCGGCGACGGGAGCTACAGCATTGAGGACGCCGAGAAGGAGACCCGCGGCACCGACGTGATCCTTCACCTGAAAGAAGAGATGAAGGAGTACCTGGATGAGTGGAGAATCCGCTCCATCGTCAAGAAGTACTCTGACTACGTCCAGTACCCGATCGTCATGGACATCACCCGCAAGGAGCCGGCCACGGGGGTCGACGGCAAAGTCATCGAGGGTGGCGGCGACATCGAGAAGACCGTCGAGGAGACCCTGAACTCGATGAAGGCGATCTGGGCGCGCCCCAAGAGCGAGATCACCGAAGAGGAGTACGAGGAGTTCTACAAGCACATCTCCCACGACTACGACAAGCCGCTGAAGACCATCCACTACTCTGCGGAAGGGGTGAGCGAGTTCAAGGCGCTCCTCTACATCCCCGCACACCGCCCCTTCGACATGTTCTACCCCGACCGTAAGAAAGGGGTGCAGCTCTATGTGCGTCGTGTCTTTATCACCGACAGCTGCGAACACTTGATCCCCGAGTATCTTCGCTTCATCAAGGGGGTCGTCGACTCCAGTGACCTTCCCCTCAACGTTTCCCGCGAAATCCTCCAGGAAGATGTCCAGATCAAGCGGATCGAGAAGAGCCTGGTAGGCAAGGTACTCGGCACCCTGGCGGAAATGAAGGAGAAGGAGAACGAGCAATACCTCAAGTTCTACCAGGAGTTCGGCCCGGTGCTGAAGGAGGGGCTCCACTTCGACTTCGCCAACAAGGAGAAGCTCCAGGAGCTGATCCTCTTCGAGAGCACCGCCACGGAAGCGGGGAAGTTCGTGAGCCTCAAGGAATATGTGGAGCGGATGCCCGAAGCGCAGAAAGAGATCTACTTCATCACCGGTGCAAGCCGCGCGACGGTGGAAAATTCCCCCCACCTGGAAGTCTTCCGCAAGAAGGGCTTCGAGGTCCTCTTCCTCACCGACCCCGTCGACGAATGGGTCACCCAGAGCCTGCGCGAGTATGACGGCAAGAAGCTGAAGGCGGTAGACCGTGGCGATCTGGAGATCGACAGCGAGGAGGAGAAGAAGGAGAAAGAGGAGAAGCGGGAGAAGGCGGCCAAGGAGTACAAAGGGGTCCTGGACCTGATCCAGGACCAGCTGAAGGAGAAGGTGAAGGAGGTACGCCTCTCAAGCCGCCTCACCGACAGCGCCTGCTGCCTCGTGGCCGACGAGTACGGGCTCAACGCCAACATGGAGCGGCTCCTGAAGTCGATGAACCAGGAGGTCCCCGAGTCGAAGCGCATCCTGGAGCTCAACCCCGATCACCCGCTCATGCAGGTGTTGACCGGACTCTACGAGAAGGACAGCAAGAACCCGCGCCTCAATGACTACTGCGAGCTCCTCTACGATCAGGCGCTCCTCACCGAAGGCTCGCCCATCAAGGACCCGCTCAAATTCACCCGGCTTGTAGCGGAGCTGATGGTTGCGGACGGGAAGGCGCAGCTGGGCTGA
- the trpE gene encoding anthranilate synthase component I, with protein sequence MHTPDLNLFRSLCAKGNLIPVYREIMADMDTPVSAFRKIDDGRYSFLLESIEGGEKWARYSFLGASPSVVIRSKGENIEIIEDGVVRRVEGVRDPLGFVRDFLSRFRPVELPGIPRFFGGAVGYVGYDMVRHFEDLPASTPAVIGAYDSYFVITDTILIFDNVSQKIKVVSNAHMEEGSSPEEAYEEACKKVDAIIARLKTPLPAQQAVPATGHVSFAPNMTREAYEGAVEKAKEYIRAGDIFQIVLSQRFTGDLTVEPLDIYRVLRTLNPSPYMFFLRLDDTVVLGASPEVMVRREGGRVELRPIAGTRPRGATPEEDAAFEQEMLEDPKERAEHVMLVDLGRNDLGRVCRTGTVRVSELMVVERYSHVMHIVSNVQGELEEGMDAFDVVRATFPAGTLSGAPKVRAMEIIDELEPERREIYGGAVGYFSFSGNMDLAIAIRTLVIKDGKVHLQAGAGIVADSVPAAEYQETVNKAMAVMKAIETAERGLV encoded by the coding sequence ATGCATACCCCCGACCTGAACCTCTTCCGTTCCCTCTGCGCGAAGGGAAACCTGATTCCCGTATACCGGGAGATCATGGCAGATATGGATACGCCGGTCAGCGCTTTCCGCAAGATCGACGACGGCCGCTACTCGTTCCTCCTGGAGAGCATCGAGGGGGGGGAGAAATGGGCCCGCTACTCGTTTCTCGGTGCGTCACCTTCCGTGGTCATCCGCTCCAAAGGGGAAAATATCGAAATCATCGAGGACGGTGTGGTGCGGCGTGTGGAAGGTGTGCGGGACCCCCTCGGTTTCGTCCGCGATTTCCTCTCCCGATTCCGGCCGGTGGAGCTTCCCGGCATCCCCCGTTTCTTTGGCGGCGCCGTCGGCTACGTCGGCTACGACATGGTCCGCCACTTCGAGGACCTGCCGGCGTCGACGCCGGCGGTGATCGGTGCCTACGACAGCTATTTCGTCATCACCGACACGATCCTCATCTTCGACAACGTCAGCCAGAAGATAAAGGTGGTCTCCAACGCTCACATGGAGGAGGGGAGTTCCCCGGAAGAGGCGTACGAAGAGGCCTGCAAGAAGGTGGACGCCATCATCGCCCGGCTGAAGACCCCGCTTCCCGCCCAGCAGGCGGTGCCGGCAACGGGGCATGTCTCATTCGCGCCGAACATGACGCGGGAAGCCTATGAGGGAGCGGTGGAGAAGGCGAAGGAGTACATCCGCGCCGGCGACATCTTCCAGATCGTCCTCTCCCAGCGTTTCACCGGCGACCTCACAGTGGAGCCCCTGGACATCTACCGGGTCCTGCGCACTCTCAATCCCTCCCCCTACATGTTCTTCCTGCGGCTGGACGACACCGTCGTCCTCGGCGCCTCCCCCGAAGTGATGGTCCGCCGGGAGGGGGGGCGTGTCGAGCTTCGCCCGATTGCGGGGACTCGGCCACGCGGCGCCACCCCAGAAGAGGATGCGGCATTCGAGCAGGAGATGCTGGAGGACCCGAAGGAGCGGGCCGAGCACGTCATGCTGGTGGACCTGGGCCGAAATGACCTGGGGCGGGTCTGCCGCACCGGGACCGTGCGCGTTTCGGAGCTGATGGTGGTGGAGCGGTACTCCCACGTCATGCACATCGTCTCCAACGTGCAGGGGGAGCTTGAGGAGGGGATGGACGCTTTCGACGTCGTGCGTGCCACCTTTCCTGCGGGGACCCTGTCGGGAGCACCCAAAGTGCGCGCGATGGAGATCATCGACGAACTGGAACCGGAGCGTCGGGAGATCTACGGCGGCGCAGTAGGTTACTTCTCCTTCTCCGGCAACATGGACCTTGCTATCGCCATCCGGACCCTTGTCATCAAGGACGGAAAGGTGCACCTCCAGGCAGGGGCCGGCATAGTGGCGGATTCTGTGCCCGCTGCGGAGTACCAGGAGACGGTGAACAAGGCGATGGCGGTCATGAAAGCCATCGAGACCGCAGAACGGGGATTGGTGTAG
- a CDS encoding aminodeoxychorismate/anthranilate synthase component II has product MLLMIDNYDSFTYNLVQYFGELGEEVAVYRNDRITLSEIEQLSPQRIVVSPGPCSPNEAGISLPLIRHFAGKIPILGVCLGHQSIGAAFGGRVVRSDFLMHGKTSLIHHDGSGLFEGLPNPFEATRYHSLVVEKTRLPECLKMTAWVEEGEIMGLEHREFPVWGVQFHPESILTVQGKDILANFLRMSAR; this is encoded by the coding sequence ATGCTTTTGATGATCGATAACTATGACTCCTTCACCTACAACCTCGTTCAGTATTTCGGCGAACTTGGGGAAGAGGTGGCGGTGTATCGAAACGACAGGATAACCCTTTCGGAGATAGAGCAGCTATCCCCGCAGCGGATCGTGGTCTCCCCCGGCCCCTGCTCACCCAACGAAGCGGGGATATCTCTTCCCCTCATTCGCCACTTCGCGGGAAAGATCCCCATTCTCGGCGTCTGCCTCGGCCATCAGTCCATCGGGGCAGCCTTCGGCGGGCGGGTCGTGCGCAGCGATTTTCTCATGCACGGGAAGACCTCCCTTATCCATCACGATGGAAGCGGGCTCTTCGAGGGTCTTCCGAACCCCTTCGAAGCAACACGTTACCATTCCCTTGTCGTGGAAAAGACCCGCCTTCCTGAATGCCTTAAGATGACGGCCTGGGTTGAGGAGGGGGAGATCATGGGGCTCGAGCATCGGGAATTCCCCGTGTGGGGGGTACAGTTTCACCCCGAATCCATTCTGACGGTCCAGGGGAAGGATATTCTTGCCAATTTTCTCCGCATGAGTGCCAGGTAA
- the trpD gene encoding anthranilate phosphoribosyltransferase — MIKQAIAKVVERIDLPETEMIEVMDQVMSGEATPAQVASFITALRMKGETVEEIAGAARVMRDRVTRIRVGRDVLDLDRDDINLDRETILDTCGTGGSGTNSFNISTTVAFVVSACGVKVAKHGNRSVSSACGSADVLESLGVNLDITPEAVESCINRIGIGFLFAPALHGAMKHAIGPRKEIGIRTIFNILGPLTNPAGADCQVLGVYREDLAEKLAHVLRKLGCKRGFIVHGLDGMDEITLTTETRIAEVSPAGVTVGIVKPEDFGMRRCSMMELRGGNAADNAVIVREILSGGKGPKRDIVLLNAAYALTAAGKVLTPGEGLQVAMDSIDSGRALLQLEKLVEMTNL; from the coding sequence ATGATCAAGCAGGCAATAGCAAAGGTAGTCGAGAGGATCGATCTTCCCGAAACCGAAATGATCGAAGTGATGGATCAGGTCATGTCGGGTGAGGCGACTCCGGCGCAGGTGGCTTCCTTCATAACCGCTCTGCGGATGAAGGGGGAGACGGTGGAGGAGATCGCCGGGGCGGCGCGGGTGATGCGCGACCGGGTGACCCGCATCAGGGTCGGCAGGGACGTCCTCGACCTTGACCGGGACGACATCAACCTCGACCGGGAGACGATCCTGGATACCTGCGGCACCGGAGGGAGCGGCACCAATTCCTTCAATATCTCGACCACCGTCGCTTTCGTCGTCTCCGCATGCGGCGTAAAGGTGGCTAAGCACGGCAACCGCTCCGTATCTTCCGCGTGCGGCAGTGCCGACGTGCTGGAATCCCTCGGCGTAAATCTCGACATTACCCCGGAAGCCGTGGAGAGCTGCATCAACCGGATCGGCATCGGATTCCTCTTCGCTCCCGCCCTTCATGGAGCGATGAAGCATGCCATCGGCCCCCGCAAGGAGATCGGCATCCGGACCATCTTCAACATCCTCGGCCCACTCACCAATCCCGCCGGCGCCGACTGCCAGGTGCTTGGGGTCTACCGGGAGGACCTGGCGGAAAAGCTTGCTCATGTGCTGCGAAAGCTCGGATGCAAGCGGGGGTTCATCGTTCACGGCCTTGACGGCATGGACGAAATCACCCTCACCACCGAGACCAGGATTGCCGAAGTATCTCCTGCCGGTGTGACCGTGGGTATCGTGAAGCCGGAGGATTTCGGAATGCGGCGCTGTTCGATGATGGAACTGCGGGGCGGCAATGCGGCCGACAACGCCGTGATCGTACGTGAGATACTGTCGGGTGGGAAGGGGCCGAAGCGGGACATCGTGCTCCTCAACGCCGCCTATGCCCTCACGGCAGCCGGGAAGGTGCTGACACCGGGGGAAGGCCTGCAAGTGGCAATGGACTCCATAGACTCCGGACGCGCCCTGCTGCAGCTGGAAAAACTTGTGGAGATGACAAACCTATAG
- the trpC gene encoding indole-3-glycerol phosphate synthase TrpC produces MTSTPDILQKIIEHKRGEVAAAKAATPLSELQSRIADLEDQPRGFERALRDAADSGWTAVIAEVKKGSPSKGVIRPDFDPLEIAETYETNGATCLSVLTDEHFFLGSLRYLPLIRESIRLPLLRKDFIYDPYQIFEARAFGADAILLIAAMLDLDQLRDFAAQAEELGLDVLLEVHDEREMEAALATSCQLIGVNNRNLRTFVTDLETTARLAKMLPAGRLLVAESGINARADIVRLQQAGAQAFLVGESLMREADIGAKLRELIG; encoded by the coding sequence ATGACCTCTACCCCCGACATTCTGCAAAAAATCATCGAGCACAAGCGGGGCGAAGTTGCCGCTGCCAAGGCCGCGACCCCCCTTTCGGAACTGCAGTCTCGTATAGCCGATCTGGAAGATCAGCCCCGCGGATTCGAGCGGGCGCTTCGCGATGCTGCAGATTCCGGCTGGACGGCTGTCATAGCCGAGGTGAAAAAGGGTTCTCCGAGCAAGGGGGTCATCCGGCCCGATTTCGATCCGCTGGAGATTGCGGAGACGTACGAAACGAACGGAGCAACCTGTCTTTCGGTTCTCACCGACGAACACTTCTTTCTCGGCAGCCTCCGATACCTCCCCCTCATTCGTGAGTCGATACGCCTGCCTCTTCTGCGCAAGGACTTCATCTACGATCCGTACCAGATCTTCGAAGCGAGGGCGTTCGGCGCCGATGCGATCCTTCTGATCGCCGCCATGCTAGATCTCGATCAGTTGCGGGATTTTGCGGCACAGGCGGAGGAACTGGGGCTCGACGTGCTTCTCGAAGTACACGACGAGCGGGAGATGGAGGCGGCACTGGCCACCTCCTGCCAACTGATCGGCGTCAACAACCGGAACCTGCGCACCTTCGTCACCGATCTGGAAACGACGGCGCGGCTTGCGAAGATGCTGCCCGCCGGCAGGCTGCTGGTGGCGGAGAGCGGGATAAATGCCAGAGCCGATATCGTCAGGCTTCAGCAGGCGGGAGCACAGGCGTTTCTGGTTGGCGAGTCTCTTATGCGTGAAGCCGATATAGGCGCAAAGCTGCGTGAGCTGATCGGCTGA
- a CDS encoding glycosyltransferase family 39 protein, producing MKIFPEKAIPARVEVAALLVIMALAVAMRLTFLHEPFERDEGFFAYQAQELLRGAIPYKEIIDNKPPGIMYLYALVIGLFSIDNSEGIRIFTAFYAVGTLLAVYWLARRLAGYGAGLLAGLFYALFSSGPLIQGSSSNGETFLVLPLMLSACFFVAWLESSRRTHLLVSGLFAGCAMFIKTVALPVVALMLCFILYAQIRPTHGRRGGALSRAIGAIGDLAAFGLFPILLYGAFALFLVRHDALQDAVYWNFTAVRSYGETPLSLFYVIMKRGFAEVYREHLFLYLLALPASLRMIVRGEDRSRVFAALLLPAALMGVCMPGKFFPHYFIQLIPPLALLAGVGGAVLWERKGRLLYAAAPVLAAALALWAYVDYEYYFVLTPDEVCLKKYETSGPDFVAAPAVAAHIKASSRPGDYTYQWTFEPQVYFLSGLRAPNPYYSFMMIPSTPDPEGALYRINRSLWMAKPHHIVVSERGRGAYGWEIMENILSRRYLLERKIGSYSIYRLKS from the coding sequence ATGAAGATTTTCCCGGAAAAAGCTATTCCTGCCCGGGTGGAAGTTGCGGCTCTCCTCGTCATAATGGCGCTTGCCGTGGCGATGCGGCTGACATTCCTTCACGAGCCGTTCGAGCGGGACGAGGGATTCTTTGCCTATCAGGCGCAGGAGCTGCTGCGAGGCGCCATTCCCTACAAGGAAATCATCGACAACAAGCCTCCGGGCATAATGTACCTGTATGCCCTGGTGATAGGGCTCTTCTCCATCGATAACTCGGAAGGCATCAGGATATTCACCGCTTTCTATGCCGTGGGAACGCTTCTCGCCGTTTACTGGCTTGCCCGCCGCCTCGCCGGATATGGGGCCGGGTTGCTCGCGGGCCTGTTTTACGCACTCTTTTCCAGCGGTCCACTGATACAGGGGAGCAGCAGCAATGGCGAGACCTTCCTCGTGCTCCCCCTGATGCTGAGCGCCTGTTTTTTCGTGGCCTGGCTGGAAAGCTCCAGGCGAACCCACCTCCTTGTCAGCGGCCTCTTCGCAGGGTGCGCCATGTTTATAAAGACCGTGGCCTTGCCTGTTGTCGCCCTGATGCTCTGCTTTATCCTGTATGCGCAGATCCGTCCGACCCACGGCCGCCGGGGAGGGGCGTTATCACGAGCCATCGGCGCAATCGGGGACTTGGCCGCTTTCGGACTGTTTCCCATCCTGCTATATGGGGCGTTCGCCCTCTTTCTTGTGCGGCATGATGCGTTGCAGGATGCGGTCTACTGGAACTTCACGGCTGTCCGCAGTTATGGCGAAACCCCGCTCAGCCTTTTTTATGTAATAATGAAGAGGGGATTTGCCGAAGTCTACCGCGAGCATCTTTTCCTCTACCTGCTCGCCCTGCCGGCGAGTCTCCGGATGATCGTCAGGGGGGAGGATAGGAGCAGGGTTTTCGCCGCGCTGCTTCTGCCTGCGGCTCTCATGGGCGTGTGTATGCCGGGGAAGTTCTTTCCCCACTATTTCATCCAGCTGATACCTCCCCTCGCGCTTCTGGCAGGGGTGGGTGGTGCGGTTCTGTGGGAGCGGAAAGGCAGGCTGCTTTATGCCGCAGCCCCGGTTCTTGCGGCAGCCCTGGCGCTGTGGGCTTACGTCGACTACGAATATTACTTCGTCCTGACGCCGGATGAGGTCTGTCTGAAGAAGTATGAGACGTCGGGACCCGATTTCGTTGCCGCTCCGGCTGTTGCCGCCCATATAAAAGCCTCTTCGCGGCCCGGTGATTATACCTATCAATGGACATTCGAACCTCAGGTCTATTTCCTGTCCGGGCTACGGGCTCCGAACCCGTACTACTCCTTCATGATGATCCCTTCGACTCCCGATCCCGAAGGAGCGCTTTACAGGATAAACCGGTCTCTCTGGATGGCGAAGCCTCACCATATTGTGGTGAGCGAACGGGGCAGGGGGGCTTACGGGTGGGAAATCATGGAAAACATTCTGTCCAGGCGTTATCTGCTCGAACGGAAGATCGGCAGTTACAGCATATACCGGTTGAAGTCGTAG
- a CDS encoding phosphoribosylanthranilate isomerase — MTRVKICGITNLDDALMAVQAGADALGFVFHKRSPRCITPEAAAAVIREIPPFVQTVGLFVNEEVEYVNETSDLCRLDLVQLHGDEAPGYCGLVRRRVIKAFRVKDMESLGPIGNYRVTGYLLDAFSPKAYGGTGVAFNWEIAKVAREQFSPIILAGGLTPENVAQAVKAVDPFAVDVSSGVESLPGRKDRDKVASFIRLAKGRK, encoded by the coding sequence ATGACAAGAGTCAAAATCTGCGGGATAACAAACCTGGATGATGCACTGATGGCGGTTCAAGCCGGGGCGGACGCACTGGGCTTCGTGTTCCACAAGCGCTCTCCGCGCTGCATCACGCCGGAAGCGGCTGCCGCCGTCATCAGGGAGATTCCGCCCTTCGTGCAGACCGTCGGGCTCTTTGTGAACGAAGAGGTCGAATACGTCAACGAGACCTCCGATCTCTGCCGGCTCGACCTCGTCCAGTTGCACGGGGACGAGGCGCCCGGCTATTGCGGCCTGGTCCGGCGGCGGGTGATCAAGGCATTCCGGGTCAAGGACATGGAGAGCCTGGGGCCGATCGGCAATTACCGGGTCACGGGGTATCTCCTCGATGCGTTTTCTCCCAAGGCTTACGGCGGGACCGGGGTTGCCTTCAACTGGGAAATAGCCAAGGTTGCCAGAGAGCAGTTTTCTCCGATTATCCTGGCGGGAGGGCTCACGCCGGAGAACGTGGCTCAGGCCGTTAAAGCGGTAGATCCCTTTGCGGTGGACGTATCGAGTGGGGTGGAGTCTCTTCCGGGCAGGAAGGACCGAGACAAGGTCGCAAGCTTCATCCGGCTCGCTAAAGGACGGAAATGA
- the trpB gene encoding tryptophan synthase subunit beta, which yields MKLPDRKGHFGQFGGRYVPETLMPALLELEQAYSRYRNDRDFRKEFTYYLRQYVGRPNPLYFAEKLTKRLGGARIYLKREDLNHTGAHKVNNTIGQGLLAKRMGKKRVIAETGAGQHGVATATIAALMGMECEVFMGEEDIRRQSLNVFRMRLLGATVTPVTAGTATLKDAMNEALRNWVTHVHSTFYVIGTVAGPHPYPQMVRDFQAVIGREAKAQHRKVEGRLPDYLVAAVGGGSNALGLFYPFYDDSSVQMVGVEAAGHGIASGQHAAPLCAGTVGVLHGNKTYLLQDEHGQIAHAHSISAGLDYPGVGPEHAWLKDSGRATYVSVTDDEAMEAFQILTREEGILPALESSHAIAQVIKMAPTLSPDKTIIVCLSGRGDKDIHTVASVMGVTL from the coding sequence ATGAAGTTACCTGACAGGAAAGGGCACTTCGGGCAGTTCGGAGGCAGATACGTGCCGGAAACTTTGATGCCGGCTCTTCTCGAACTGGAACAGGCCTACAGCAGGTACCGGAACGACCGCGATTTCCGGAAGGAGTTCACCTACTACCTGCGCCAGTATGTCGGCAGACCGAACCCTCTCTATTTCGCCGAGAAGCTGACAAAGCGCCTCGGGGGCGCCAGGATTTACCTGAAGCGTGAGGACCTGAATCATACGGGCGCCCACAAGGTCAACAACACCATCGGACAGGGCCTTCTCGCGAAACGGATGGGGAAGAAGCGGGTGATCGCCGAAACCGGGGCGGGCCAGCATGGGGTCGCGACGGCGACCATCGCCGCGCTGATGGGGATGGAGTGCGAAGTGTTCATGGGGGAGGAGGATATCCGCCGCCAGTCCCTCAACGTGTTTCGCATGCGCCTGCTCGGGGCGACCGTAACGCCGGTCACCGCCGGGACCGCTACGCTGAAGGATGCCATGAACGAGGCGCTCCGAAACTGGGTGACCCATGTCCATTCGACCTTCTACGTCATAGGTACGGTTGCGGGTCCGCACCCCTATCCCCAAATGGTGCGGGATTTCCAGGCGGTGATAGGCAGAGAAGCGAAAGCACAGCACCGCAAGGTCGAGGGGCGGCTGCCCGACTACCTGGTCGCTGCGGTGGGAGGTGGGAGTAACGCCCTCGGACTTTTCTACCCCTTCTACGATGACAGCAGCGTTCAGATGGTCGGAGTGGAGGCGGCCGGTCACGGGATTGCCAGCGGGCAGCATGCCGCCCCCCTCTGTGCGGGAACCGTCGGCGTCCTTCACGGAAACAAGACTTACCTCCTCCAGGACGAACACGGGCAGATCGCTCATGCGCACTCCATTTCCGCAGGACTCGATTACCCCGGGGTCGGGCCTGAGCATGCGTGGCTTAAGGACAGCGGCCGCGCCACCTATGTTTCGGTCACCGACGACGAAGCCATGGAAGCATTCCAGATACTGACCCGCGAAGAAGGTATTCTTCCTGCCCTCGAATCCTCCCATGCCATTGCTCAAGTCATTAAAATGGCTCCTACTCTCTCCCCCGACAAGACGATCATCGTGTGTCTCTCCGGTCGCGGCGACAAAGATATCCACACTGTCGCAAGTGTCATGGGAGTGACACTTTAA
- a CDS encoding transglycosylase SLT domain-containing protein — MKKTTILMVSMAAVFLFTASCDRSHLQQAQVPVQPGDSELDREIRRVMEKGINLEERKKQVPAIAAAFSKKTDPQRARWLAALCYLKTLGTPFMPMDMAEIALAETGEHGLSGKAVSVKGAAGVWQLMPFRAKTHGYSRKDLEDDEKCAEAAVRELLTKVAMAKGDLVKAKKLYCGVGPQADAYEVRRRQFRKQILEEMAKLSKKKEAQSTIAQAL; from the coding sequence ATGAAAAAAACTACAATTCTAATGGTATCTATGGCAGCAGTGTTTCTGTTCACCGCATCGTGTGACAGATCTCACCTGCAGCAGGCGCAGGTTCCGGTACAACCGGGAGACTCCGAACTCGACCGGGAGATCCGGAGGGTGATGGAAAAGGGGATCAATCTCGAGGAGCGAAAGAAGCAGGTGCCGGCTATTGCCGCCGCTTTCTCCAAAAAGACGGACCCACAGCGGGCCCGCTGGCTGGCGGCGCTCTGCTACCTGAAGACTTTGGGGACACCCTTCATGCCGATGGACATGGCCGAGATCGCCCTTGCGGAAACGGGTGAGCATGGCCTCTCGGGGAAGGCTGTCTCAGTAAAGGGCGCGGCCGGAGTATGGCAGCTCATGCCGTTCCGGGCCAAGACCCACGGCTATTCGCGGAAGGACCTTGAGGATGACGAGAAGTGCGCGGAAGCCGCGGTTCGGGAACTCCTCACAAAGGTGGCGATGGCTAAGGGGGATCTGGTGAAAGCCAAGAAGCTGTACTGCGGCGTCGGCCCACAGGCGGATGCCTACGAAGTGCGGCGGAGGCAGTTCAGGAAACAGATCCTCGAAGAGATGGCGAAGCTTTCAAAAAAGAAAGAGGCTCAAAGCACCATAGCCCAGGCGCTCTGA
- a CDS encoding LEA type 2 family protein, which produces MKKLPVILLFLFLLTACSSLVSDPDVRVSRVNVVGFDSSGLDLEFYLNVSNPNSFGVTLQGYSYDVQVMALPVARGGARERVEFKAESMTDMRLPVRVQYRDLLEVIKRRPDPDRIPYRLNAGLDLDTPVGRMNVPIDRTATFAVPEEYRPSWMLKQVSDIFDRIRP; this is translated from the coding sequence ATGAAGAAGCTGCCAGTAATCCTTCTTTTTCTGTTTCTGCTGACTGCCTGTTCATCGTTGGTGTCCGATCCGGATGTGCGGGTTTCCCGCGTAAACGTCGTCGGCTTCGACAGCAGCGGCCTCGACCTTGAGTTTTACCTGAATGTGTCGAACCCCAACTCGTTCGGCGTGACATTGCAGGGCTACAGCTACGACGTGCAGGTGATGGCCCTGCCGGTCGCACGGGGGGGAGCCAGGGAGAGGGTTGAGTTCAAGGCGGAGTCCATGACCGACATGCGCCTGCCGGTCCGGGTTCAGTATCGAGATCTGCTGGAGGTCATAAAGCGTCGCCCCGATCCGGACCGGATACCGTACCGACTGAACGCGGGGCTTGACCTGGATACTCCAGTGGGGCGGATGAACGTTCCCATCGACAGGACCGCTACCTTCGCCGTACCCGAGGAATACCGTCCCTCCTGGATGTTGAAGCAGGTTTCCGATATTTTCGACAGGATAAGGCCATGA